A part of Geothrix oryzae genomic DNA contains:
- a CDS encoding carboxypeptidase regulatory-like domain-containing protein codes for MRRLILTLLLPAACMSIYAESTGRISGKVLNKEGKPVPGAKVNLKRIDRNWSKDLIPDKAGNYLQVGLDPKDYDLTVSGEGYVDYKERIKIPLADVLVRNITLLTPSEARAQAVASGAAQAAPEDPGAALDAAGRDSFNLAIPFYNDGKYDEALPHVEKAYKTLTEAKDKLKDEQAKAELMPELLKVERVLGICIAQAGAKKEEAEPYLMRALERNAKDERVILGLIETSKAKSDKAAEQKYAAMLETLQGPNPDVIYNKGVEAFNAGKTKEAKVQLLKALEIDPKYAEAHYLLAMVEFGENNLRGTKQNLEKYLELAPAGKNAATAKEMLKDPSLKRIK; via the coding sequence ATGCGACGCCTCATTCTCACGCTCCTGCTTCCCGCAGCATGCATGTCCATCTACGCAGAATCCACGGGCCGGATCTCCGGCAAGGTCCTCAACAAGGAGGGTAAGCCGGTCCCCGGGGCCAAGGTGAACCTCAAGCGGATCGACCGCAACTGGAGCAAGGACCTCATTCCCGACAAGGCCGGGAACTACCTGCAGGTCGGCCTGGACCCGAAGGATTACGACCTCACGGTCAGCGGTGAAGGCTATGTGGACTACAAGGAGCGCATCAAGATCCCCCTGGCGGATGTGCTGGTCAGGAACATCACCCTGCTAACTCCCTCCGAGGCCCGCGCGCAGGCCGTGGCCTCCGGCGCCGCCCAGGCCGCCCCGGAGGATCCCGGCGCCGCCCTCGATGCCGCCGGCCGCGACTCGTTCAACCTCGCCATCCCCTTCTACAACGATGGCAAGTACGACGAGGCCCTGCCTCATGTCGAAAAGGCCTACAAGACCCTCACCGAGGCCAAGGACAAGCTGAAGGACGAACAGGCCAAGGCCGAGCTGATGCCGGAGCTGCTGAAGGTCGAGCGCGTCCTCGGCATCTGCATCGCCCAGGCCGGCGCCAAGAAGGAAGAGGCCGAGCCCTACCTCATGCGGGCCCTCGAACGGAACGCCAAGGATGAGCGCGTGATCCTGGGCCTCATCGAGACCAGCAAGGCCAAGAGCGACAAGGCGGCCGAGCAGAAATACGCCGCCATGCTGGAGACCCTCCAGGGGCCCAACCCCGATGTGATCTACAACAAGGGCGTGGAGGCCTTCAACGCGGGCAAAACCAAGGAGGCCAAGGTCCAGCTCCTGAAGGCCCTGGAGATCGACCCCAAGTACGCCGAGGCCCACTACCTTCTGGCCATGGTCGAGTTCGGCGAGAACAACCTGCGCGGCACCAAGCAGAACCTCGAGAAGTACCTCGAGCTCGCGCCGGCCGGCAAGAACGCCGCCACCGCCAAGGAGATGCTGAAGGATCCTTCCCTGAAGCGGATCAAGTAG
- a CDS encoding arsenate reductase family protein, producing the protein MKPVLWMKSSCTTCRNAKAKLAELGIEVAIRDYFKRPLETAELERLLPEDPSPMLGTKSPKYKELGLKGRQLAKAEAIALMVQDNNLLKRPILVHAKGVIIGFDPEAYAALRS; encoded by the coding sequence GTGAAGCCCGTCCTCTGGATGAAGTCGAGCTGCACCACCTGTCGCAACGCCAAGGCCAAGCTCGCGGAGCTGGGCATCGAAGTGGCGATCCGCGACTACTTCAAGCGGCCCCTGGAGACTGCGGAACTCGAGCGCCTCCTGCCGGAGGACCCCAGCCCCATGCTCGGTACCAAGAGCCCCAAGTACAAGGAGCTGGGCTTGAAGGGCCGACAGCTCGCCAAGGCCGAGGCCATCGCGCTGATGGTGCAGGACAACAACCTGCTCAAGCGCCCCATCCTGGTCCATGCCAAGGGTGTGATCATCGGTTTCGATCCCGAGGCCTATGCCGCCTTGCGTTCCTAA
- a CDS encoding alpha/beta hydrolase yields the protein MRRPAWIGLATLPFLAVAGFVAWKAWKVARELVDPPFYRPQPLARVEATYRELAAGGDGDPGGVWSAQEVDGLQLWRLRRREPSRGVVLLLHGFGDDRWGTSPALKWFPGLDAAIFTYRRRDDALRAGGSAPAVTFGVAESRDVVRIVHRLEAMGTPRRKILLLGRSLGASVGLLALADLEREGRGPLAGLIWEGAPASSRSFAERLVRGPEDRWWHLLAPPIGALASTGAGRMGGYEPSETDLLRRTQGLRFTTPSLCFLATQDRLAPPDIQRALAARFASGRVIEVPTWHLHCAEVMGPAYAGAIRQAVSEWLPPESERGPEGPRPIP from the coding sequence GTGAGACGGCCGGCCTGGATCGGCCTCGCGACCCTCCCCTTCCTGGCGGTGGCAGGCTTCGTCGCGTGGAAAGCCTGGAAGGTCGCGCGGGAGCTGGTGGATCCACCCTTCTACCGCCCCCAGCCCCTGGCCCGGGTCGAGGCCACCTACCGCGAGCTCGCGGCGGGCGGCGACGGCGACCCCGGCGGTGTCTGGTCGGCCCAGGAGGTCGATGGCCTGCAGCTCTGGCGCCTGCGCCGCCGGGAGCCCTCCCGAGGGGTGGTCCTGCTGCTTCATGGCTTCGGGGATGACCGCTGGGGCACCAGCCCCGCCCTGAAGTGGTTCCCGGGTCTCGATGCCGCCATCTTCACCTACCGGCGCCGGGATGATGCCCTGCGCGCCGGCGGGTCCGCCCCGGCCGTCACCTTCGGCGTGGCCGAATCCCGGGATGTGGTGCGCATCGTCCATCGCCTTGAGGCCATGGGAACCCCCCGGCGCAAGATCCTGCTCCTGGGCCGCAGCCTCGGGGCCTCCGTGGGCCTGCTGGCATTGGCCGACCTCGAACGGGAAGGCCGGGGCCCGCTGGCGGGCCTCATCTGGGAGGGCGCCCCCGCCAGCAGCCGGAGCTTCGCCGAACGCCTCGTGAGGGGCCCGGAGGATCGCTGGTGGCACCTCCTCGCCCCGCCCATCGGGGCCCTGGCCAGCACCGGAGCCGGGCGCATGGGCGGCTACGAACCTTCCGAGACGGACCTGCTGCGCCGGACCCAGGGCCTGCGCTTCACGACTCCGAGCCTGTGCTTCCTGGCCACCCAAGACCGTCTGGCCCCACCGGACATCCAACGGGCCCTGGCGGCGCGGTTCGCCTCAGGCCGGGTGATCGAAGTGCCGACCTGGCACCTGCATTGCGCCGAGGTGATGGGCCCCGCCTATGCGGGCGCCATCCGGCAGGCCGTCTCCGAATGGCTTCCCCCGGAATCGGAAAGGGGCCCCGAAGGGCCCCGTCCGATTCCCTGA
- a CDS encoding DNA-3-methyladenine glycosylase I has translation MDGKIRCGWCGTDPLYVAYHDEEWGVPQHDDRRLFEKLVLEGAQAGLSWITVLRKREAYRKAFHGFDPAKVAAMTDAELEAVLQDPGIVRNRLKVFSARKNALAFLAVQREFGSFDAFLWAFVGGKTKVNRPKSLADVPAVTPEAEALSKALKKRDFTFVGPTIMYAYMQSLGLVDDHLATCWKRQRA, from the coding sequence ATGGACGGGAAGATTCGCTGCGGCTGGTGCGGGACGGATCCGCTCTATGTGGCCTACCACGACGAGGAATGGGGCGTTCCCCAGCATGATGACCGCCGGTTGTTCGAGAAGCTGGTGCTGGAAGGGGCCCAGGCGGGCCTGAGCTGGATCACCGTCCTCCGCAAGCGCGAAGCCTACCGGAAGGCCTTTCACGGGTTCGATCCCGCGAAGGTCGCGGCCATGACCGACGCAGAGCTGGAGGCGGTCCTCCAGGATCCGGGCATCGTGCGGAACCGGCTGAAGGTCTTCTCGGCCAGGAAGAATGCCCTGGCTTTCCTGGCGGTGCAGCGGGAATTCGGCAGCTTCGACGCCTTCCTCTGGGCCTTCGTGGGGGGAAAGACGAAGGTCAACCGGCCGAAGAGCCTGGCGGATGTCCCCGCCGTGACACCCGAGGCCGAGGCCCTCAGCAAGGCCCTCAAGAAGCGCGACTTCACCTTCGTGGGGCCCACGATCATGTACGCCTACATGCAGTCGCTGGGGCTGGTCGATGACCACCTGGCCACCTGCTGGAAGCGGCAAAGAGCCTGA
- a CDS encoding thymidine kinase, with amino-acid sequence MFVHQRQGSLEVICGPMFSGKSEELIRRIKRAIIAKQKVQVFKPALDDRYDASAIASHSQRKHEAIPVKNTEELLRHLDPEAQVVALDEAQFLDEGLIPIIEELANRGVRVIAGGLDQDSNGEPFGIMPILLAKAEYVTKLQAICMVCGALAGRTQRMVHTGGQVLVGAAEAYEARCRHCHETPHATGPRMLDGE; translated from the coding sequence ATGTTCGTGCACCAACGCCAGGGCTCCCTGGAGGTGATCTGCGGCCCCATGTTCTCCGGCAAGTCGGAGGAACTCATCCGGCGCATCAAGCGAGCGATCATCGCCAAGCAGAAGGTCCAGGTCTTCAAGCCCGCCCTGGACGACCGCTACGACGCCTCCGCCATCGCCAGCCACAGCCAGCGCAAGCACGAGGCCATCCCGGTGAAGAACACGGAGGAGCTGCTCCGCCATCTGGATCCGGAAGCCCAGGTGGTGGCCCTCGATGAGGCCCAGTTCCTGGACGAGGGGCTCATCCCCATCATCGAGGAGCTGGCCAACCGCGGGGTGCGGGTCATCGCCGGCGGCCTGGACCAGGACTCCAACGGCGAGCCCTTCGGCATCATGCCCATCCTTCTCGCCAAGGCGGAGTATGTCACCAAGCTCCAGGCCATCTGCATGGTCTGCGGGGCCCTGGCGGGGCGCACCCAGCGCATGGTGCACACGGGCGGCCAGGTGCTGGTGGGCGCGGCCGAGGCCTACGAGGCCCGCTGCCGGCACTGCCATGAGACGCCCCACGCCACCGGACCGCGGATGCTAGACGGCGAGTGA
- the metG gene encoding methionine--tRNA ligase — MSKPFYITTPIYYVNDRPHIGHTYTTVLADVIARFHRMRGEEVYFLTGTDEHGQKVEKAAAARGITPKQLADEVVANYTELWKAMGMTHFRFIRTTDEDHRAQVQRLFKRLLDKGDIYKGTYKGLYSVSDEAYVTETQAKELQAQGLAHQLVELEEETYFFRLSAYQDRLLKHFEEHPEFVQPEFRFNEVKRFVEGGLEDLSISRTTITWGIPVPGEEKHVIYVWFDALLNYLTGCPPSCWPPDLQLVGKDILRFHAVYWPAFLMAAGMFQPTTILAHGWWLMGEDKMSKSKGNVVRPDTLLRFGNDALRFYFMRDMQVGHDRGFSFEGFMDRLNADLANGLGNLASRTLSMIQRYRGGVVPVPSVMDELDQQVASQLLEVFPEYLEKARANDFHAALDALWAHLRALDGYIVKAEPWKLAKDPANDAKLDAVLANLYRALRATALLVAPVMPELAQTLWESLGHGTKVAERTFHGFALDGPAIGPIGDPKPLFQRIDKEKEMSDLETAAAVPAESKPNLDVPEIRETVDADTFFKVDLRVGRVLEAERVPKSDKLIKMKVDIGLEQRTIVGGIGKAYEPADLLNRLVVVVANLAPRKLMGIESHGMLLAASDNASKPYLVAPPSDAQPGFLVK; from the coding sequence GTGTCCAAGCCCTTCTACATCACCACGCCCATCTACTATGTCAACGACCGGCCCCACATCGGCCACACCTACACCACGGTGCTGGCGGATGTGATCGCCCGGTTCCACCGCATGCGGGGCGAGGAGGTGTACTTCCTCACGGGCACCGACGAGCACGGCCAGAAGGTGGAGAAGGCCGCGGCCGCCCGGGGCATCACCCCCAAGCAGCTGGCCGATGAGGTGGTGGCCAACTACACGGAGCTGTGGAAGGCCATGGGGATGACCCACTTCCGCTTCATCCGCACGACGGACGAGGACCACCGGGCCCAGGTCCAGCGCCTCTTCAAGCGGCTCCTCGACAAGGGCGACATCTACAAGGGCACCTACAAGGGCCTCTACTCGGTGAGCGACGAGGCCTATGTTACCGAGACCCAGGCCAAGGAGCTGCAGGCCCAGGGCCTCGCCCACCAGCTGGTGGAGCTGGAGGAGGAGACCTATTTCTTCCGTCTGAGCGCCTACCAGGACCGCCTGCTGAAGCACTTCGAGGAGCATCCGGAGTTCGTGCAGCCCGAGTTCCGCTTCAACGAGGTGAAGCGCTTCGTAGAAGGTGGCCTGGAGGACCTCTCCATCAGCCGCACCACCATCACCTGGGGCATCCCCGTCCCCGGCGAAGAGAAGCATGTCATCTATGTCTGGTTCGATGCGCTCCTCAACTACCTCACGGGCTGTCCTCCCAGCTGCTGGCCGCCGGACCTGCAGCTCGTGGGGAAGGACATCCTGCGCTTTCATGCCGTGTACTGGCCGGCCTTCCTCATGGCGGCGGGCATGTTCCAGCCCACCACCATCCTGGCCCACGGCTGGTGGCTCATGGGCGAGGACAAGATGTCCAAGAGCAAGGGCAATGTCGTGCGCCCGGATACCCTGCTGCGCTTCGGCAATGACGCCCTGCGCTTCTATTTCATGCGCGACATGCAGGTTGGCCACGACCGCGGCTTCAGCTTCGAGGGCTTCATGGACCGCCTCAACGCCGATCTGGCCAATGGCCTGGGCAACCTGGCCTCCCGCACGCTGAGCATGATCCAGCGCTACCGCGGCGGCGTGGTGCCCGTGCCTTCGGTCATGGATGAGCTCGACCAGCAGGTGGCCAGCCAGCTGCTGGAGGTCTTCCCCGAGTATCTGGAGAAGGCCCGCGCCAACGACTTCCATGCCGCCCTGGACGCCCTTTGGGCGCATCTGCGCGCCCTCGACGGCTACATCGTGAAGGCCGAGCCCTGGAAGCTGGCCAAGGACCCGGCCAACGACGCCAAGCTGGACGCCGTGCTGGCGAACCTCTACCGGGCCCTGCGCGCCACCGCCCTGCTCGTGGCGCCGGTGATGCCCGAGCTGGCCCAGACCTTGTGGGAGAGCCTCGGCCACGGCACGAAGGTGGCCGAGCGGACCTTCCACGGCTTCGCCCTGGATGGCCCCGCCATCGGCCCCATCGGCGATCCCAAGCCCCTGTTCCAGCGCATCGACAAGGAGAAGGAAATGAGCGACCTCGAGACGGCGGCGGCAGTCCCTGCCGAGAGCAAACCCAACCTGGATGTTCCCGAGATCCGCGAAACCGTGGATGCCGACACCTTCTTCAAGGTGGATCTGCGCGTGGGCCGGGTCCTTGAGGCGGAACGCGTGCCCAAGAGCGACAAGCTCATCAAGATGAAGGTGGACATCGGTCTGGAGCAGCGCACCATCGTCGGCGGCATCGGCAAGGCCTACGAGCCTGCCGACCTGCTGAACCGCCTCGTGGTCGTGGTGGCGAACCTGGCGCCCCGCAAGCTCATGGGCATCGAAAGCCACGGCATGCTGCTGGCCGCCAGCGACAACGCCAGCAAGCCCTATCTGGTGGCCCCGCCCAGCGACGCCCAGCCCGGATTCCTGGTGAAGTGA
- a CDS encoding tetratricopeptide repeat protein produces the protein MGIRQVLRTAALVGLMGQVGMSGAPLREAPKAPAAPAPVTEAHPGPAPETLPAIALSHRATHLFAALSKGDPEAVRAAQVEVEALRRTYSTLDVTPLIEATAFWARGQGMAGRAALGLEGLQAVERWAPDHPSLLGTRVSLMRQEGVRGWFWSFPDVLRLTLLRVEHPAHRWLWMVQHLGMLRLAATLLLWGWALTMGLRYRNAFRHLWEEPLRRKGLAPVPVALIGAGILAGPVLLGLDPLVAAMLWLFLLGPFLIASEVKVTAFLLLLQLIHPVLAAMEPWSAREPEPSLLTLQLQPQVRPVPAATLRLLPPTDQAFLQGWEQLQNQRWKEAEASFQDLVGRHPEQGEVLNNLAVAKFQMGDVAGAEKTFEAALQAGPRMEILLNQSILAFNRLDTGLGASKRDEAQAVAPEAYTRLIALNDAQKDVRTYPMPLPDTPQRVSALVEAAGGLKAEGVPLTEPAFLVALLLPLLGLAAFLVRVRASLRMAHPTQCIRCGEPFHTTDSPDPEVCPKCHHLFVLRDGLHTENRKKKLDEVADHQQTTRWIHKSLIVLLPGCDLAFLGETREGLMEFIPFCLAVGMILATGRSVRYPGEILADPTSTWLAIGALLVGLLYVRSWLKLILRRA, from the coding sequence ATGGGAATCCGGCAGGTTCTGCGGACCGCGGCCCTGGTGGGCCTGATGGGTCAGGTGGGGATGTCCGGCGCTCCCCTCCGGGAGGCGCCCAAGGCACCCGCCGCGCCCGCTCCGGTGACCGAGGCGCATCCTGGGCCGGCACCGGAGACGCTGCCGGCCATCGCCCTCAGCCACCGGGCGACGCACCTGTTCGCGGCCCTGTCGAAGGGCGATCCCGAAGCGGTGCGGGCGGCCCAGGTGGAAGTGGAAGCCCTCCGCCGGACCTACTCCACCCTGGATGTCACCCCCCTGATCGAAGCCACGGCCTTCTGGGCGCGCGGGCAGGGCATGGCCGGCCGGGCCGCGCTGGGCCTGGAGGGCCTCCAGGCCGTCGAGCGCTGGGCCCCCGACCATCCCAGCCTTCTGGGCACCCGGGTCTCGCTGATGAGGCAGGAAGGCGTCCGCGGCTGGTTCTGGAGTTTCCCCGATGTGCTCCGGCTGACGCTCCTGCGGGTGGAGCACCCCGCGCATCGCTGGCTCTGGATGGTGCAGCACCTCGGCATGCTGCGGCTGGCGGCCACGCTGCTGCTGTGGGGCTGGGCGCTGACCATGGGGCTGCGCTACCGGAACGCCTTCCGGCATCTCTGGGAGGAGCCTCTCCGGCGCAAGGGGCTCGCCCCCGTTCCCGTGGCCCTGATCGGCGCCGGGATCCTGGCGGGCCCAGTGCTTCTCGGCCTCGATCCCCTGGTGGCGGCCATGCTCTGGCTCTTCCTCCTGGGCCCGTTCCTGATCGCTTCGGAGGTGAAGGTCACAGCCTTCCTCCTCCTGCTCCAGCTGATCCACCCCGTGCTGGCCGCCATGGAACCCTGGTCAGCCCGGGAACCCGAGCCCAGCCTCCTGACCCTCCAACTCCAGCCTCAGGTCCGCCCCGTGCCGGCCGCCACCCTCCGCCTGCTTCCCCCGACGGACCAGGCCTTCCTCCAGGGGTGGGAGCAGCTTCAGAACCAGCGATGGAAGGAGGCCGAAGCCAGCTTCCAGGACCTGGTCGGCCGGCACCCCGAGCAGGGGGAGGTGCTGAACAACCTGGCCGTGGCCAAGTTCCAGATGGGGGATGTCGCCGGGGCGGAGAAGACTTTCGAAGCGGCGCTCCAGGCCGGGCCCCGCATGGAGATCCTCCTCAACCAGAGCATCCTCGCCTTCAACCGCCTGGACACGGGGCTCGGCGCCTCCAAGCGGGACGAGGCCCAGGCCGTGGCCCCGGAGGCCTACACCCGCCTGATCGCCCTCAACGATGCCCAGAAGGATGTCCGCACCTATCCGATGCCCCTCCCGGACACGCCGCAGCGCGTGAGCGCCCTCGTGGAGGCGGCGGGCGGGCTGAAGGCCGAAGGGGTGCCGCTGACAGAGCCGGCCTTCCTCGTGGCGCTGCTGCTGCCCCTGCTCGGGCTGGCCGCGTTCCTCGTGCGCGTGAGGGCCAGCCTCCGCATGGCCCACCCCACCCAGTGCATCCGCTGCGGGGAGCCCTTCCACACCACCGACAGCCCCGACCCCGAGGTGTGCCCGAAGTGCCACCATCTCTTCGTGCTGCGGGATGGGCTCCACACGGAGAACCGGAAGAAGAAGCTGGACGAGGTGGCGGACCATCAGCAGACCACCCGGTGGATCCACAAGTCCCTGATCGTGCTGCTGCCCGGGTGCGACCTGGCCTTCCTGGGGGAGACGCGGGAAGGGCTGATGGAGTTCATCCCCTTCTGTCTGGCGGTGGGCATGATCCTGGCCACAGGCCGGTCCGTGCGCTACCCCGGGGAGATCCTCGCGGATCCCACCTCCACCTGGCTGGCCATCGGAGCCCTCCTGGTGGGGCTGTTGTATGTCCGTTCCTGGCTGAAGCTCATCTTGAGGAGGGCCTGA
- a CDS encoding peptidylprolyl isomerase: protein MTRVLFQTDKGDINLELFPKEAPGTVANFVKLIEAGFYDGLAFHRVIPDFVIQGGCPNTKPGASGMPGTGGPGWKIKCETAGNPHQHKLGAVSMAHAGKDTGGSQFFVVNGDRRNVAHLDGVHTVFGQCVAEADIKVVQAIKANDRIVKATVVEA, encoded by the coding sequence ATGACCCGAGTGCTCTTCCAGACCGACAAGGGCGACATCAACCTGGAGCTCTTCCCGAAGGAGGCCCCTGGCACCGTGGCCAACTTCGTGAAGCTCATCGAGGCCGGCTTCTACGACGGCCTGGCCTTCCACCGCGTGATCCCCGACTTCGTCATCCAGGGCGGCTGCCCCAACACCAAGCCCGGCGCCTCCGGCATGCCCGGCACCGGCGGCCCCGGCTGGAAGATCAAGTGCGAGACCGCCGGCAACCCCCACCAGCACAAGCTGGGCGCCGTCTCCATGGCCCACGCGGGCAAGGACACCGGCGGCAGCCAGTTCTTCGTGGTGAACGGCGACCGCCGCAATGTGGCCCATCTCGATGGCGTCCACACCGTCTTCGGCCAGTGCGTCGCGGAGGCCGACATCAAGGTGGTGCAGGCGATCAAGGCCAATGACCGCATCGTGAAGGCGACGGTGGTGGAGGCTTAA
- a CDS encoding DUF1844 domain-containing protein, which yields MTPAVPEASLQALMHLLAEQALLAMGVPHPMMKEVPPANPEAARFYVDLLTVLKDKTEGRRTDSETRELEDILYGLRMRVMDLKSAPSASVGPKS from the coding sequence ATGACTCCTGCGGTACCGGAAGCCTCCTTGCAGGCCCTGATGCATCTTCTGGCGGAACAGGCGCTCCTGGCCATGGGCGTGCCCCACCCGATGATGAAGGAAGTGCCCCCGGCGAACCCTGAAGCGGCCCGCTTCTATGTGGATCTGCTGACCGTCCTCAAGGACAAGACCGAAGGTCGGAGGACGGATTCAGAGACCCGGGAGCTGGAGGACATCCTCTACGGGCTCCGGATGCGGGTGATGGACCTCAAATCCGCGCCGAGCGCCTCCGTGGGGCCCAAATCATGA
- a CDS encoding DUF4388 domain-containing protein yields the protein MALEGSLRDFDLFSLFNMIKIQGKNGTLVLSQGQEFVKVFFENGEIVGCDSNQVRMEDRLGTMLVRLGRLTGEELLAMVQVQRQTLKRMGTLLLESGKVQASDLQDALFGQATAILHRTFRWVEGDYRFDSFLPPDLDREHFVPIPVDTVLMEAARIQDEWPEVERRLPAMDLPLGRSPRAQALHLDIDRDVSGVLDGKGQIQHGSSGLSHEQEMVLSYFDHPQAIKDIVQISRYEELDTCKAIADLLEAGLLEPISGEAPKVVRPWVDGHSDLTPDAWEPSALLWPLVALGFILPLALYVPHQRGSMNLGLASLAPVDVRVVPEGPTRMRQAWALRMAAPKDGGAILAKDLGRPLDEKNPVPDLTQLPDPMIPVPAAAPQPSPRLKR from the coding sequence ATGGCACTGGAAGGCTCCCTCCGGGACTTCGACCTCTTCTCCCTGTTCAACATGATCAAGATCCAGGGGAAGAACGGCACCCTGGTCCTCTCCCAGGGGCAGGAGTTCGTCAAAGTCTTCTTCGAGAACGGCGAGATCGTCGGCTGCGATTCCAACCAGGTCCGCATGGAGGATCGCCTGGGCACCATGCTCGTGCGCCTGGGTCGCCTCACGGGCGAGGAACTGCTGGCCATGGTCCAGGTGCAGCGGCAGACCCTCAAACGCATGGGCACCCTGCTTCTCGAAAGCGGCAAGGTCCAGGCTTCGGACCTTCAGGACGCGCTGTTCGGCCAGGCCACGGCCATCCTCCACCGCACCTTCCGCTGGGTGGAGGGCGACTACCGCTTCGATTCGTTCCTGCCCCCGGATCTGGACCGGGAGCACTTCGTCCCCATTCCCGTGGACACGGTGCTGATGGAGGCCGCCCGGATCCAGGATGAGTGGCCCGAAGTGGAACGCCGCCTGCCGGCCATGGACCTTCCCTTGGGTCGCTCTCCGCGCGCCCAGGCCCTCCACCTGGACATCGACCGGGATGTGTCCGGGGTGCTGGACGGGAAGGGGCAGATCCAGCACGGCTCCTCGGGTCTCAGCCATGAGCAGGAGATGGTGCTGTCGTACTTCGACCACCCCCAGGCCATCAAGGACATCGTCCAGATCAGCCGCTACGAGGAGCTGGACACCTGCAAGGCCATCGCGGACCTGCTGGAGGCGGGGTTGCTGGAGCCCATCTCCGGCGAGGCCCCCAAGGTGGTGCGCCCCTGGGTGGATGGCCACTCAGACCTCACGCCCGATGCCTGGGAGCCGAGCGCCCTGCTGTGGCCCCTGGTGGCCCTGGGCTTCATCCTCCCCCTGGCCCTCTATGTGCCCCACCAGCGGGGATCCATGAACCTGGGGCTGGCCAGCCTGGCCCCGGTGGATGTCCGCGTGGTGCCGGAAGGCCCGACTAGGATGCGGCAGGCCTGGGCACTCCGCATGGCCGCTCCGAAGGATGGAGGCGCCATACTGGCGAAGGATCTCGGCAGGCCCCTGGATGAGAAGAACCCGGTGCCCGACCTGACCCAGCTGCCGGATCCGATGATTCCGGTCCCGGCAGCGGCTCCCCAGCCTTCTCCACGCCTCAAGCGATAA
- a CDS encoding 2Fe-2S iron-sulfur cluster-binding protein, translated as MPLVARTRRADRIVGGRGTLMDRCLAAGLPVASACSGRGACARCLVTVLQGGEQLSPIRTHEARVLSRNHAAPDQRLSCQCRALNAAGAVLITTGYW; from the coding sequence ATGCCCCTGGTGGCCCGCACCCGCCGGGCAGACCGCATCGTCGGCGGACGGGGAACCCTGATGGACCGCTGCCTGGCCGCGGGCCTGCCCGTAGCCTCGGCCTGCTCGGGCCGCGGGGCCTGCGCCAGGTGTCTGGTCACCGTGCTGCAGGGAGGCGAGCAGCTCAGCCCGATCCGCACCCATGAAGCCCGGGTGCTGAGCCGGAACCACGCCGCGCCTGATCAGCGGCTCAGCTGCCAGTGCCGGGCCCTGAATGCGGCCGGGGCCGTCCTGATCACGACGGGCTACTGGTGA
- a CDS encoding exodeoxyribonuclease III: MRFYSWNVNGFRSVLKKGFMDWLEEAEPDALSLQEIRCEWEEVDLGVRRQLESAYDICWFPATSKKGYAGSATLTKKELGFSHAKGLGLEGYDAEGRMIVSRKDKLVFIAGYFPNASQGLVRLPFKRQFAKDLAAIVAKHHQAGDQVILTGDMNVAPEEIDLARPKDNTKNPGFTPEEREDFKLYLGAGLADVLRERNPGVPGLYTWWTARGGARERNVGWRIDLFMASRALLDRVKDARIHADVLGSDHCPISLELM; the protein is encoded by the coding sequence GTGCGCTTCTACAGCTGGAATGTCAACGGCTTCCGCTCGGTCCTGAAGAAGGGCTTCATGGATTGGCTGGAGGAGGCCGAACCCGATGCACTCTCCCTCCAGGAAATCCGCTGCGAGTGGGAGGAAGTGGATCTCGGCGTGCGGCGCCAGCTCGAGAGCGCCTACGACATCTGCTGGTTCCCGGCGACGAGCAAGAAGGGCTACGCGGGTTCCGCCACGCTCACGAAAAAGGAGCTGGGGTTCAGCCATGCCAAGGGGCTCGGCCTGGAGGGCTACGATGCCGAAGGGCGCATGATCGTCTCCCGGAAGGACAAGCTCGTCTTCATCGCCGGCTACTTCCCGAACGCCTCCCAGGGCCTGGTGCGCCTGCCCTTCAAGCGCCAGTTCGCGAAGGATCTCGCCGCCATCGTGGCCAAGCACCACCAGGCCGGAGACCAGGTCATCCTCACGGGCGACATGAATGTGGCCCCCGAGGAGATCGACCTCGCCCGGCCCAAGGACAACACCAAGAATCCCGGCTTCACGCCCGAGGAGCGCGAGGACTTCAAGCTCTACCTGGGGGCGGGGCTGGCGGATGTGCTGCGGGAGCGGAACCCCGGCGTGCCGGGCCTCTACACCTGGTGGACGGCCCGCGGCGGCGCCCGCGAACGGAATGTGGGGTGGAGGATCGATCTGTTCATGGCCAGCCGGGCCCTGCTGGATCGCGTGAAGGATGCCCGCATCCATGCCGATGTGCTGGGCTCCGACCACTGCCCCATCAGCCTCGAATTGATGTGA